One part of the Ralstonia pickettii genome encodes these proteins:
- the uvrA gene encoding excinuclease ABC subunit UvrA, whose product MDEIKIRGARTHNLKNINLDLPRNQLIVITGLSGSGKSSLAFDTLYAEGQRRYVESLSAYARQFLQLMEKPDVDLIEGLSPAISIEQKATSHNPRSTVGTVTEIHDYLRLLYARAGTPYCPDHGQPLEAQSVSQMVDAVLALPADTKLMILAPVVANRKGEHVDLFEAMQAQGFVRFRIRSGGGTAHEAEAKVYEVDTLPKLKKNDKHSIEVVVDRVKVNPELKQRLAESFETALRLADGRAIALEMDTGKEHGFSSKFACPICSYSLQELEPRLFSFNNPMGACPHCDGLGQITFFDPKRVVAFPNLSLASGAIKGWDRRNQFYFQMLQSLAAFYDVDIDVAFEDLPAEIQEIVLHGSGKQQIPFTYINERGKTTVREHAFEGIIPNLERRYKETDSIAVREELAKYQNNQPCPECHGTRLRREARFVKIGEADQARGIYEINGWPLRDALTYFLTLNMHGAKREIADKIVKEITARLNFLNNVGLDYLSLERSADTLSGGEAQRIRLASQIGSGLTGVMYVLDEPSIGLHQRDNDRLIGTLKHLRDLGNSVLVVEHDEDMIRASDYVVDIGPGAGVHGGQIIAEGTPQQVEQSPASLTGDYLSGKRRIEVPKQRTAPDEERWLRIINASGNNLKNVSADIPIGLLTCITGVSGSGKSTLINDTLYHAVARHLYGSTPEPAAHDRIDGLEHFDKVINVDQSPIGRTPRSNPATYTGLFTPIRELFAGVPSAKERGYDPGRFSFNVKGGRCEACQGDGVLKVEMHFLPDVYVPCDVCHGKRYNRETLEVLYKGKNITEVLEMTVEQAHEFFAPVPVVRRKLQTLLDVGLGYIRLGQSATTLSGGEAQRVKLSLELSKRDTGRTLYILDEPTTGLHFHDIELLLKVIYKLRDHGNTIVIIEHNLDVIKTADWLLDLGPEGGAGGGQIIAKGTPEDVAKNKASFTGKYLAPLLKRK is encoded by the coding sequence ATGGACGAAATCAAGATTCGTGGGGCCCGTACCCACAACCTGAAGAACATCAACCTCGATCTGCCGCGCAACCAGCTGATCGTGATTACCGGGCTTTCGGGGTCGGGCAAGTCGTCGCTCGCGTTCGACACGCTGTATGCGGAGGGGCAACGGCGCTACGTGGAATCGCTGTCGGCATATGCCCGGCAATTTCTGCAGTTGATGGAAAAACCCGACGTTGACCTGATCGAAGGTCTGTCGCCGGCCATTTCCATCGAGCAGAAGGCCACCAGCCACAACCCGCGTTCCACGGTCGGCACCGTGACCGAGATCCACGATTACCTGCGTCTGCTGTACGCGCGCGCCGGTACGCCTTACTGCCCCGATCACGGCCAGCCACTGGAAGCGCAAAGCGTGTCGCAGATGGTCGATGCCGTACTGGCGCTGCCGGCCGATACCAAGCTGATGATCCTGGCACCCGTGGTGGCCAACCGCAAAGGCGAGCACGTCGACCTGTTCGAAGCGATGCAGGCCCAGGGTTTTGTGCGTTTTCGCATCCGCTCGGGCGGCGGCACGGCGCACGAGGCCGAGGCCAAGGTCTACGAAGTCGACACCCTGCCCAAGCTCAAGAAGAACGACAAACATTCGATCGAGGTCGTGGTCGACCGCGTGAAGGTGAACCCGGAACTCAAGCAGCGTCTGGCCGAGTCGTTCGAAACCGCGCTGCGCCTGGCAGACGGCCGCGCGATCGCGCTGGAAATGGACACCGGCAAGGAACACGGCTTCAGCTCCAAGTTCGCCTGTCCGATCTGCTCGTATTCACTGCAGGAGCTGGAGCCGCGGCTGTTCTCGTTCAACAATCCGATGGGCGCCTGCCCGCACTGCGACGGCCTGGGCCAGATCACGTTCTTCGATCCGAAGCGCGTGGTGGCTTTTCCGAATCTGTCGCTGGCGTCTGGCGCGATCAAGGGGTGGGACCGCCGCAACCAGTTCTATTTCCAGATGCTGCAAAGCCTGGCGGCGTTCTACGACGTCGACATCGATGTCGCGTTTGAAGACCTGCCGGCTGAAATCCAAGAGATCGTGCTGCACGGCTCGGGCAAGCAGCAGATACCGTTTACGTACATCAACGAGCGCGGCAAAACCACCGTGCGCGAGCACGCGTTCGAGGGGATCATCCCCAACCTGGAGCGGCGCTACAAAGAGACCGACTCCATCGCCGTGCGTGAGGAGCTGGCCAAGTACCAGAACAACCAGCCCTGCCCCGAGTGCCACGGCACCCGCCTGCGCCGCGAGGCCCGCTTCGTTAAGATCGGCGAAGCCGACCAGGCACGCGGCATCTACGAGATCAACGGCTGGCCGCTGCGCGATGCGCTCACGTATTTCCTGACGCTGAACATGCACGGCGCCAAGCGCGAGATTGCCGACAAGATCGTCAAGGAAATCACCGCGCGGCTGAACTTCCTGAACAACGTCGGGCTCGATTACCTCTCGCTGGAGCGCAGCGCCGATACGCTGTCGGGCGGGGAGGCGCAGCGCATCCGCCTGGCGTCGCAGATCGGCTCGGGGCTGACCGGCGTGATGTACGTGCTGGACGAGCCGTCCATCGGCCTGCACCAGCGCGACAACGATCGGCTGATCGGCACACTCAAGCACCTGCGCGATCTCGGCAACTCCGTGCTGGTGGTGGAGCACGATGAAGACATGATTCGCGCGTCGGACTACGTGGTCGACATCGGCCCCGGTGCCGGCGTGCACGGTGGTCAGATCATCGCCGAGGGCACGCCCCAGCAGGTCGAGCAATCGCCGGCGTCGCTGACGGGCGATTACCTGTCGGGCAAGCGCCGGATCGAAGTGCCCAAGCAGCGCACGGCCCCCGATGAAGAGCGCTGGCTGCGCATCATCAACGCCAGCGGCAACAACCTGAAGAACGTGTCGGCCGATATTCCGATCGGGTTGCTGACGTGCATCACGGGCGTGTCGGGTTCGGGCAAGTCGACGCTGATCAACGACACGCTGTACCACGCAGTGGCGCGCCATCTGTATGGCTCGACGCCGGAGCCGGCAGCGCACGATCGCATCGACGGCCTGGAGCATTTCGACAAGGTCATCAACGTCGACCAATCGCCGATTGGCCGCACGCCGCGCTCGAACCCGGCAACCTACACGGGCTTGTTCACGCCGATTCGCGAGTTGTTTGCCGGCGTGCCGTCCGCCAAGGAGCGCGGGTATGACCCGGGCCGCTTCTCGTTCAACGTCAAGGGCGGCCGCTGCGAAGCGTGCCAGGGCGACGGCGTGCTGAAAGTCGAGATGCACTTCCTGCCCGACGTATACGTGCCCTGCGACGTGTGCCACGGTAAGCGCTACAACCGCGAAACGCTCGAAGTGCTTTACAAGGGCAAGAACATCACCGAAGTGCTGGAGATGACGGTGGAGCAGGCGCACGAGTTCTTCGCGCCGGTGCCGGTGGTGCGCCGCAAGCTGCAGACGCTGCTGGATGTGGGCCTGGGCTACATCCGCCTGGGGCAATCGGCGACGACGCTGTCGGGCGGTGAAGCGCAGCGCGTGAAGCTGTCGCTGGAGCTATCGAAGCGCGACACAGGCCGCACGCTGTACATCCTGGACGAACCGACGACCGGCCTGCACTTCCACGACATCGAACTGCTGCTGAAGGTCATCTACAAGCTGCGCGATCACGGCAATACGATCGTGATCATCGAGCACAACCTCGACGTGATCAAAACGGCGGACTGGCTGCTCGACCTGGGCCCCGAAGGCGGTGCGGGCGGCGGGCAGATCATCGCCAAGGGCACGCCGGAGGATGTGGCGAAGAACAAGGCGAGTTTTACCGGGAAGTACCTCGCACCGCTGCTCAAGCGCAAATAA
- a CDS encoding MFS transporter yields MNGLELRAAASLAGIFALRMLGLFMIMPVFAVFAKTLPDGNNTQLVAFAIGVYGLTQAVLYIPYGWLSDRFGRKPVIVTGLVIFAVGSLVAAFSHSVAGIAVGRAIQGAGAISSAVIAFVADLTREEHRTKAMAMIGGSIGLSFAVAIVSAPVIFRWVGMPGMFTAIGVLAIVAIGVVLWVVPNPPRPPEHVKAPFREVLRHPELLRLNFGVFALHATQTALFVVLPHMLEAAGLPVDSHWKIYLPVMGVSFVLMVPAIIAAEKRGKMKAVLLSAVALVIVAQLALGEVSPTLTALAIALLVYFLGFNVLEASQPSLVSKYAPGVRKGAAMGVYNTTQALGLFAGGAGGGWILMHAGQHAVFLTCAALAFAWLIIASPMQMPALRRH; encoded by the coding sequence ATGAACGGCCTTGAGCTGCGCGCGGCCGCCTCGCTGGCCGGCATCTTCGCGCTGCGCATGTTGGGTTTGTTCATGATCATGCCGGTCTTCGCGGTGTTCGCGAAAACGCTGCCCGACGGCAACAACACCCAGCTCGTCGCTTTCGCCATCGGCGTGTACGGCCTCACGCAGGCGGTGCTCTACATCCCGTACGGCTGGTTGTCGGATCGCTTCGGGCGAAAGCCCGTCATCGTGACGGGGTTGGTCATCTTTGCGGTGGGCAGCCTGGTGGCGGCGTTTTCGCACAGCGTCGCGGGCATCGCCGTGGGGCGGGCCATCCAGGGCGCGGGGGCGATCTCGTCGGCGGTGATCGCCTTCGTGGCCGACCTCACGCGCGAGGAGCATCGCACCAAGGCCATGGCCATGATCGGGGGCAGCATCGGCCTGTCGTTTGCCGTGGCCATCGTGAGTGCGCCGGTCATCTTCCGCTGGGTCGGCATGCCTGGCATGTTCACGGCGATTGGCGTGCTGGCCATCGTCGCCATCGGCGTGGTGCTGTGGGTCGTGCCCAACCCGCCGCGTCCGCCCGAACATGTGAAAGCACCGTTCCGCGAAGTTCTGCGCCATCCCGAGTTGCTGCGACTGAACTTTGGCGTGTTCGCCTTGCATGCCACGCAGACGGCGCTGTTCGTCGTGCTGCCGCACATGCTGGAAGCCGCCGGCCTGCCCGTCGATTCGCACTGGAAAATCTACCTGCCGGTGATGGGCGTGTCGTTCGTGCTGATGGTGCCGGCCATCATTGCCGCCGAGAAGCGCGGCAAGATGAAGGCCGTGCTGCTGTCTGCCGTGGCGTTGGTGATCGTGGCGCAACTGGCGCTGGGCGAAGTGAGTCCGACGCTGACCGCGCTGGCGATTGCGCTACTGGTCTACTTCCTCGGTTTCAACGTTCTGGAGGCGTCGCAGCCGTCGCTGGTCTCGAAGTACGCGCCGGGCGTGCGCAAGGGCGCGGCCATGGGCGTGTACAACACGACGCAGGCGCTGGGTCTGTTTGCGGGCGGCGCAGGCGGCGGCTGGATTCTGATGCACGCCGGGCAGCACGCGGTATTCCTAACCTGCGCCGCGCTGGCTTTTGCCTGGCTTATAATTGCGAGCCCCATGCAGATGCCGGCTCTGCGCCGACACTAA
- a CDS encoding single-stranded DNA-binding protein: MASVNKVIIVGNLGADPETRYMPSGDAVTNIRVATTDRYKDKASGEMKEATEWHRVAFFGRLAEIAGEYLKKGSSVYIEGRLKTRQWEKDGQKQYSTEIVADQMQMLGGRGGEGGGSSGGGGGGYSRGGEGGGGGYGGSRSQGQSQGQGGGYSRGGEGGGGQGGGARRQAAPSNGFEDMDDDIPF; this comes from the coding sequence ATGGCGTCCGTCAACAAAGTCATCATCGTCGGCAATCTCGGCGCCGATCCTGAAACGCGCTACATGCCCAGCGGCGACGCTGTCACCAACATTCGCGTGGCAACCACCGACCGCTACAAGGACAAGGCCAGCGGCGAAATGAAGGAAGCCACCGAGTGGCACCGCGTCGCCTTCTTCGGCCGCCTGGCAGAAATTGCGGGCGAATACCTGAAGAAGGGCTCGTCGGTCTACATCGAAGGCCGGCTCAAGACCCGTCAATGGGAAAAGGACGGCCAGAAGCAATACAGCACCGAGATCGTCGCAGACCAGATGCAGATGCTCGGCGGCCGCGGCGGTGAGGGCGGCGGCAGCAGCGGTGGCGGTGGTGGTGGCTACTCGCGTGGCGGTGAAGGCGGCGGCGGTGGTTACGGCGGTAGCCGTAGCCAAGGTCAAAGCCAAGGCCAAGGCGGCGGTTACTCGCGCGGCGGCGAAGGTGGCGGTGGCCAAGGCGGTGGCGCGCGTCGCCAGGCGGCACCGTCGAACGGTTTTGAGGATATGGACGACGATATTCCGTTTTAA
- a CDS encoding sensor histidine kinase encodes MSGRGEAVLSRRLSLVFAVLLLVCCGTSAWLQLRSNGRHEQEVIQRLSSGLAAHIAENAELMRPEGLNPVAVKDLFDKLMAVNPSVEVYLLSPDGHIAAQAAPPGHLKRDRVDLAPVRRLLAGATMPVLGDDPRNLQTPKVFSAAPMRVDGRDAGYVYVVLQGEDHDAVAAHVAADNVLRTTLWSMGLVALLGLVAGTVAFWLITRPLRELTAVVRRFESEGIGSLESQTATLERIARGGGEIATLSQAFVQMTRRIAEQWRELTLQDQQRRELVANISHDLRTPLTSLHGYLETLRLKTGILDDEERRRYLDIALGQSRKVGRLAQELFELARLEYGVVKPEKENFALADLVQDVFQKFELAAGARQQQLKPDIAPGLPIVSADLGMIERVLTNLLDNAIHHTPVGGAIEVQLRPTSTGVAVQVSDTGPGIPGELQKGLFVRPVFMSGARSDGSRSGGLGLMIVQRILQLHGSEIRLVPQPGKGAVFRFQLAGAASG; translated from the coding sequence ATGAGTGGACGAGGGGAGGCAGTGCTATCTCGACGGCTCTCGCTGGTATTCGCTGTGCTGTTGCTGGTGTGCTGCGGCACTTCGGCTTGGCTGCAATTGCGCTCGAACGGACGTCACGAGCAGGAGGTGATCCAACGCTTGTCGAGCGGTTTGGCCGCACACATCGCGGAGAATGCCGAACTGATGCGACCGGAAGGACTAAACCCTGTCGCGGTGAAGGATCTGTTCGACAAACTGATGGCGGTGAATCCTAGCGTAGAGGTCTACCTGCTCTCGCCTGACGGTCACATTGCGGCGCAAGCGGCGCCCCCCGGCCACCTCAAGCGCGACCGCGTCGACCTCGCGCCGGTGCGCAGACTGCTCGCTGGTGCGACGATGCCGGTCCTCGGTGACGATCCACGCAACTTGCAAACGCCCAAAGTTTTTAGCGCCGCGCCGATGCGCGTTGATGGCCGAGACGCAGGTTACGTCTACGTGGTGCTGCAGGGCGAGGACCACGACGCCGTTGCCGCGCACGTGGCGGCTGACAACGTTTTGCGGACAACGCTGTGGTCCATGGGGCTGGTGGCTCTTCTCGGGCTTGTAGCGGGCACGGTGGCGTTCTGGCTCATCACGCGGCCTCTGCGCGAGCTGACGGCTGTAGTCCGACGCTTCGAATCCGAAGGAATCGGATCGCTCGAAAGCCAAACGGCCACACTCGAGCGCATTGCGCGCGGTGGCGGAGAAATAGCGACACTGAGCCAGGCCTTCGTGCAGATGACGCGGCGCATTGCTGAGCAGTGGCGAGAGCTGACGCTGCAGGACCAGCAGCGCCGCGAACTCGTCGCCAATATCTCGCATGACCTGCGCACGCCCCTGACTTCACTACACGGCTACCTGGAAACGCTCCGACTGAAGACCGGTATCCTCGACGACGAAGAGCGCCGCCGCTACCTCGACATTGCGCTCGGTCAGAGCCGCAAGGTTGGCCGGCTCGCACAGGAGCTATTTGAGCTAGCGCGGCTTGAGTACGGCGTGGTTAAGCCAGAAAAGGAAAATTTCGCGTTGGCCGACCTGGTACAAGACGTGTTTCAGAAGTTCGAGTTGGCAGCTGGGGCGCGTCAGCAACAACTCAAGCCAGACATTGCGCCCGGTCTGCCCATCGTGTCGGCCGACTTGGGCATGATCGAGCGCGTGCTAACAAACCTGCTCGACAACGCCATCCACCATACGCCAGTAGGCGGCGCGATCGAGGTGCAGTTGCGTCCAACGAGTACTGGGGTCGCGGTCCAGGTTAGCGACACCGGGCCGGGTATCCCGGGTGAACTTCAGAAGGGACTCTTCGTGCGTCCAGTGTTCATGAGCGGTGCCCGCAGCGATGGCTCACGCAGCGGTGGGCTCGGGCTGATGATCGTGCAGCGAATCCTGCAGCTGCATGGCAGCGAAATCCGGCTGGTGCCGCAGCCCGGAAAGGGTGCGGTGTTTCGCTTCCAGTTGGCGGGTGCCGCGAGTGGGTGA
- a CDS encoding response regulator transcription factor: protein MDSAKRVLLVEDDAHIAELLRMHLRDEGYAVVHAADGHAGQREMERGNWDALVLDLMLPGIDGLEICRRARVQARYTPIIIISARSTEVHRILGLELGADDYLAKPFSVLELVARVKALIRRTDALARNARMESGSLTLGNLEIEPLAREVRVDGKPIELTPREFDLLHFFARHPGKVFSRLDLLNQVWGYQHDGYEHTVNTHINRLRAKVEVDPAQPRRILTVWGRGYKLSIGADGKEDAA from the coding sequence ATGGACTCTGCCAAACGCGTCCTGCTCGTTGAAGATGACGCACACATCGCGGAATTGCTGCGCATGCACCTGCGAGACGAGGGTTATGCGGTGGTGCACGCGGCTGACGGCCATGCGGGCCAGCGGGAAATGGAACGGGGCAACTGGGATGCGCTGGTGCTCGACCTGATGCTGCCTGGCATCGACGGCCTGGAGATTTGCCGCCGCGCGCGGGTCCAGGCCCGCTACACGCCAATCATCATCATCAGTGCCCGGTCGACGGAGGTGCACCGCATCTTGGGGCTGGAGCTCGGCGCAGACGACTACCTTGCCAAGCCCTTCTCGGTGTTGGAGCTGGTCGCGCGCGTGAAGGCACTGATTCGACGTACCGACGCGCTGGCGCGTAACGCGCGCATGGAGTCGGGTAGCCTCACACTAGGCAATCTTGAGATCGAACCACTAGCGCGCGAGGTGCGCGTCGACGGCAAGCCGATCGAACTCACGCCGCGCGAGTTCGACCTGCTTCATTTCTTCGCACGTCATCCGGGCAAAGTGTTTTCGAGGCTCGACCTGCTCAATCAAGTCTGGGGCTACCAGCACGACGGCTACGAGCATACGGTTAACACTCACATCAACCGGCTGCGAGCCAAGGTCGAGGTCGACCCGGCGCAGCCGCGGCGCATACTCACCGTCTGGGGGCGCGGCTACAAGCTCTCTATCGGGGCAGACGGCAAGGAGGACGCAGCATGA
- a CDS encoding cytochrome b/b6 domain-containing protein, with protein MKRDAHLSMPTSIDASPVHPLWMRCTHWFNALAVMVLVLSGWRIYNAAPFFPFTIPASATLGGWLGGALQWHFAAMWLLVINGLVYLVMNVASGRLARKFFPVTPAGVRCDMVAALKGRLSHADPRHYNNVQRLAYLLVILDIVLLVLSGLVLWKSVQFATLRELLGGYEVARRIHFCAMAGAVAFVVVHLVMVALVPRTLLTMLGGRVAGTPSPIQDRSSHDA; from the coding sequence ATGAAACGCGACGCCCACCTCTCTATGCCCACCAGCATCGACGCCAGTCCGGTGCATCCGTTGTGGATGCGCTGTACGCACTGGTTCAATGCCTTGGCAGTGATGGTGTTGGTGCTGAGTGGTTGGCGCATCTACAACGCTGCACCGTTCTTTCCATTCACTATCCCAGCCTCCGCTACTTTGGGCGGATGGCTGGGAGGCGCGCTTCAGTGGCACTTCGCAGCGATGTGGTTGCTGGTGATCAACGGCTTGGTCTACCTAGTCATGAATGTCGCCAGCGGCCGACTGGCCCGCAAGTTTTTCCCAGTCACGCCGGCGGGTGTGCGGTGTGACATGGTCGCAGCGCTCAAGGGAAGGCTCTCGCATGCCGACCCGCGCCACTACAACAACGTGCAGCGGCTCGCCTATCTGTTGGTGATATTGGACATCGTGCTGTTGGTGCTTTCGGGCTTGGTACTGTGGAAGTCGGTGCAGTTCGCGACCCTGCGAGAGCTACTTGGTGGCTACGAGGTAGCTCGCCGCATCCACTTCTGCGCGATGGCCGGCGCTGTGGCGTTCGTGGTGGTGCACCTTGTGATGGTAGCTCTGGTGCCACGCACCCTGCTGACGATGTTAGGCGGCCGCGTCGCTGGCACCCCCTCCCCGATCCAGGACCGGTCGTCGCACGACGCCTGA
- a CDS encoding molybdopterin-dependent oxidoreductase, with the protein MKILKAPRFDGIDGDAVLIEARRQIARHVNLPARRAFLQRSLTLGGLSLLTGCSISDNEQVEAALSRISRFNDKVQGLIFDPNQLAPTYPDSMITRPFPFNAYYGEDEVRQVDEQAWRLEVTGLVSDRRQWNLADLRAMQQYDQVTRHICVEGWSAIGKWGGVRFGDFLRRVGADLSAKYVGFKCADDYYTSIDMATALHPQTLMAITYDGAPLPPKYGFPMKLRMPTKLGYKNPKHIQAIFVTNTYPGGYWEDQGYNWFGGS; encoded by the coding sequence ATGAAGATACTCAAAGCTCCCAGATTCGACGGCATTGATGGTGACGCTGTGCTCATCGAGGCACGCCGGCAGATTGCCCGTCACGTCAACCTGCCCGCGCGTCGTGCTTTCCTGCAGCGCTCGCTCACGCTGGGCGGCCTGTCGCTGCTGACCGGCTGCAGCATCTCTGACAACGAGCAGGTCGAGGCGGCTCTCTCGCGTATCTCACGCTTCAACGACAAGGTTCAGGGCCTGATCTTTGACCCGAACCAACTGGCCCCCACGTACCCTGACTCGATGATCACGCGCCCCTTTCCGTTCAATGCCTACTACGGCGAGGATGAGGTGCGCCAGGTTGATGAGCAGGCATGGCGGCTTGAGGTTACCGGTCTTGTCTCCGACCGACGTCAATGGAATCTAGCCGACCTGCGTGCGATGCAACAGTACGACCAAGTGACACGCCATATCTGCGTGGAGGGCTGGAGTGCGATCGGTAAGTGGGGAGGCGTGCGCTTTGGTGACTTTCTACGCCGAGTTGGCGCCGACTTGAGCGCCAAATACGTCGGTTTCAAGTGCGCTGACGACTACTACACCAGCATCGACATGGCGACCGCGCTACATCCTCAGACACTCATGGCCATAACCTATGACGGCGCGCCGTTACCTCCGAAGTATGGCTTCCCGATGAAGCTGCGAATGCCCACCAAGCTGGGCTACAAGAATCCGAAGCATATCCAGGCCATTTTTGTGACCAATACCTATCCCGGTGGCTACTGGGAAGACCAGGGCTACAACTGGTTCGGCGGGAGTTGA
- a CDS encoding pentapeptide MXKDX repeat protein — protein MNKFATTLLAVSLTFGGASAVFAADAMGKDAMSKDAMSKDAMSKDAMSKDAMSKDAMSKDAMSKDAMSKDAMKKDSMKKDSMKKDAMKKDAMSQ, from the coding sequence ATGAACAAGTTCGCTACCACTCTGCTCGCTGTCAGCCTGACCTTCGGCGGTGCCTCGGCCGTTTTCGCTGCGGACGCCATGGGCAAGGATGCGATGTCGAAGGACGCGATGTCGAAGGACGCGATGTCGAAAGATGCGATGTCGAAAGATGCGATGTCGAAAGATGCGATGTCGAAAGATGCGATGTCGAAGGATGCGATGTCGAAGGATGCGATGAAGAAAGACTCGATGAAGAAAGACTCGATGAAGAAAGACGCGATGAAGAAGGACGCGATGTCGCAGTAA
- a CDS encoding cytochrome c biogenesis protein DipZ yields MTLFIISFLGGALTVLAPCILPVIPFVFARVDQPFVKNGLPMLVGMASTFAAVGTLGAAAGSWAVEANEYGRIAATALLGLMGAAMVFPRLAERLTRPLVSVGLDLSNAGNAHTAMAGNCVFPSFIRGVATGLLWAPCAGPILGLILTGAVLQGPNVKTSLLLLAYGAGAVSSLALVLLTGHRIFAAMKRSLGIGEWFRKGLGITVLSGAVVVMTGVDTGWLAQVSSGSVEASVERMLLQHFAPRQTGKMPIVDGQQQAKRNAPGGRLILVQAQQNRQPLNLPVEGLFPPLTGAVDWLNSPPLTVEALRGKVVLVNFWTFGCINCRNVLPYVREWDRKYKDQGLVVVSVHAPEFAYEKNIENVKRAASELGATFPIAIDNRFEIWKAFNNNYWPANYFIDSQGRIRFHHFGEGEYEKSERVIQQLLKEARVGNRPVPMTETTLETLNAALALQRAGDFVAAGGGAG; encoded by the coding sequence ATGACTCTCTTCATCATTTCGTTCCTTGGAGGGGCGCTGACCGTGCTTGCTCCATGCATCCTGCCGGTCATCCCCTTTGTGTTCGCAAGGGTAGACCAGCCATTCGTCAAAAATGGGCTTCCTATGCTGGTGGGGATGGCCTCCACTTTTGCAGCGGTCGGAACACTTGGCGCTGCGGCAGGCAGTTGGGCAGTAGAAGCCAACGAGTACGGCCGAATCGCTGCAACCGCGTTGCTAGGGCTCATGGGAGCTGCGATGGTCTTTCCTCGCCTAGCTGAACGTCTCACACGCCCCCTGGTCTCTGTTGGCTTGGATCTGTCCAATGCCGGCAATGCACATACTGCAATGGCCGGGAACTGTGTGTTCCCCTCCTTTATTCGGGGGGTCGCGACGGGGCTTCTATGGGCGCCATGTGCCGGTCCGATACTTGGATTAATTCTTACTGGCGCTGTTCTTCAAGGGCCAAACGTCAAAACTTCTCTGTTGCTGTTAGCGTACGGCGCTGGCGCCGTGAGTTCTCTTGCACTGGTTCTCCTGACCGGCCACAGGATTTTTGCCGCCATGAAACGCTCCCTCGGCATTGGCGAGTGGTTTCGAAAAGGTCTAGGGATCACAGTGCTTTCTGGCGCGGTCGTAGTCATGACCGGCGTAGACACAGGGTGGCTTGCTCAAGTTTCATCGGGCAGCGTCGAAGCGTCGGTTGAAAGAATGCTGCTCCAACATTTCGCTCCAAGGCAGACCGGGAAAATGCCTATCGTTGACGGGCAACAGCAGGCAAAAAGGAATGCACCCGGAGGTCGTCTCATCCTTGTACAGGCGCAGCAGAATCGACAACCCCTGAATTTGCCAGTTGAGGGGCTTTTTCCACCGTTGACTGGCGCCGTTGACTGGTTGAACTCACCTCCGCTCACGGTTGAGGCGTTGCGCGGCAAGGTGGTGCTGGTGAATTTCTGGACCTTCGGTTGTATCAATTGCCGCAACGTCCTGCCCTATGTGCGCGAATGGGACCGGAAATACAAGGACCAGGGACTTGTTGTCGTGAGTGTTCATGCTCCCGAGTTTGCGTACGAAAAGAACATCGAGAACGTAAAGCGTGCCGCAAGCGAACTTGGCGCGACCTTCCCCATAGCGATCGATAACCGATTTGAGATATGGAAAGCCTTCAACAATAACTACTGGCCGGCCAATTATTTTATTGATTCCCAGGGGCGCATTCGCTTCCATCATTTCGGTGAAGGCGAGTACGAAAAGTCAGAGCGTGTGATTCAGCAACTCCTCAAGGAGGCGCGAGTCGGAAATCGGCCGGTACCTATGACCGAGACCACGCTTGAAACGCTGAACGCTGCTTTGGCCCTCCAACGCGCGGGAGATTTCGTTGCGGCTGGAGGTGGCGCTGGATGA
- a CDS encoding hotdog family protein, translating to MTSSAQPTPPLDRDWIAARIPHSGTMCLLDTVVAWDDAHIRCNATSHRDTANPLRSHGQLAAVCGIEYAAQAMAVHGALCDAAQARPRAGFLASVRSIEAHVPRLDTIETPLDVEAERIGGDGINVLYRFTVRSGARILLTGRAAVVLDATVA from the coding sequence ATGACGTCCAGCGCGCAGCCAACCCCGCCGCTCGATCGCGACTGGATTGCAGCGCGTATCCCACACAGCGGCACGATGTGCCTGCTCGACACCGTCGTCGCCTGGGACGACGCGCACATCCGTTGCAACGCCACGAGTCATCGTGACACTGCCAACCCGTTGCGCTCCCACGGTCAATTGGCGGCTGTCTGCGGCATCGAATACGCCGCTCAGGCGATGGCCGTGCATGGCGCCCTGTGCGATGCTGCGCAAGCACGTCCGCGCGCCGGCTTTCTCGCCAGTGTGCGCAGCATTGAGGCACACGTACCGCGCCTCGACACAATCGAGACGCCGCTCGACGTCGAAGCCGAACGCATCGGCGGCGACGGCATCAACGTGCTGTACCGCTTTACCGTGCGCAGTGGCGCACGCATCCTGTTGACCGGTCGCGCCGCCGTGGTGCTCGACGCGACCGTTGCATGA